One Intestinimonas butyriciproducens genomic window, AGAACTGATGGGGATACTCGGACTTTCTGGCAGGGGGAATACCCACCAGGGTCAGGGTTTCATCGACGCGTGCCTCGATCTCCTCCTTGGAGCGGCCCGCCTCGTTGTGGACTTGCAGCGCCTCGGCGATCTGCTCGCCCACGGTCAGCACCGGGTTCAGGGAGGTCATGGGATCCTGGAAGATCATGGCGATCTTATCACCGCGGATCTTGCGCATATGTGCCTCCGGCAGATCTACGATGCTCTCGCCCTCGAAGGTGATGGAGCCGGAAGTGATTTTGCCGGTACGCTCGGGCAGAAGGCGCATGAGCGTCAGTGCCAGCGTGGTTTTACCAGCGCCGGTCTCGCCCACCAGACCCAGCGTGGCCCCCTTTTCCAGAGAGAGAGTGACGTCGTTGACGGCGTACACAGTCTCCAAGTCGGTTTTGTAGATGACGCTCAGATCCTTAATGTCTAACATCTTTTCTGTGTTACTCATGATGATAATTCCTTTCTGCCGGCATCAACTCTTCAGACGTGGGTCCATAGCGTCGCGCAGGCCATCACCCAACAGGTTCACGGAGAAAGCAGTCAGAACGATGGCCAGTGCGGGGAACAGCACCAGCAAAGGAGCACGCAGCATATCAACACGGGCACTGGACAGCATGGAGCCCCACTCAGGTGCGGGGGCAGGCAGGGACAGTCCAATGAAGCTTAGGGTGGACTGATAGATGACCAGGCTGGAGACATTCAGGGTCACGTTGACCAGGATGATGCCCAGCGTGTTGGGGATGATATGGCTGATGATGATACGGGCAGAACTGGATCCGCCGGCGCGGGCAGCCTCAACATACTCCTGGTCGACCAAATTCAGAACGCCGGAACGAACCAGACGGACATAGTTTGTGAAGTATGCCAGGGTCATTGCGATGATCAGCACGGGGATGCTGGAGCCCAGGGCGGCCACGACCACCATGGTGAACAGCAGATCGGGGATAGACATGAAGATGTCCAGAGCACGCATGATCAACATATCGACCTTGCCGCCGAAGTAGCCGGCGATAGCGCCCAGCGTGCAGCCGAACAGGCAGGAGCTGATGGAAGACGCAACTGCCACCAACAGCGAGTTACGGGCGCCATGCACCAGACGGGACAGAACGTCACGGCCATAGCTGTCGCAGCCCAGAGGATGCTCAGAGGACATGGGGGCCAGCTTGTTGTCGGCGATCTGGACAACACCAGCCTCATAACTGGCGATAACGTCCGCAAAAATGACGACCAGAATAATGCAGATCAGCAGAAACAGACCGATCATTGCGCCCCTATTCTTTTTCAGTCGGCGAAGGATCTCTTTGGCCTGACTGGGACGCTTGAAGTTGATATCCTCGCCATCGAGCATATTGCTGGCAGGACAAGTATAAGTTTTAGCCATCGAGATCACCCTCCCTTACTGTACTTGGCCCGGATACGCGGGTCAATGAACGCATAGATCACGTCTACGCCGATCATCAGCAGCGTGAAGCAGATGGACACCATAACGGCGCAACCAATGATCATGGGCTCATCCTTCGTGCTGATGGACTCAACGATCAGAGATCCGACGCCCGGGATGGAAAACAGCTGCTCAGTGGTGACCATGCCGGCCAGCAGGCAGCCGAAACGCATACCGATGGAGGTGACCACGGGCAGCAGCGCGTTCTTTAGAGCGTGCTTCCAGATAACCGTGCGCTCGGCAACGCCCTTGGCGCGGGCGGTGCGGACATAGTCCTGACGAATGGCCTCCAGCATGGAGGACTTGGTGAAACGCAGATAGGCAGACAGCTCACAGATCGTGGCTGCAATAACCGGCAGTACATAGTGCTTCGCTGATTTCAGGCCGAAGGATGGGAACCAGTTCAGCTTCAAAGCGAAGATGTACATAAGTAGGATACCGACAACAAAGCTAGGCACGGCAGCCAGGAAAAAGGCGATCATCGTGGGGATGGTGTCCATCAGCGAATTCTGTTTCACTGCTGACAAAATACCCAACGGGACGCCTATGC contains:
- a CDS encoding ABC transporter permease — protein: MAKTYTCPASNMLDGEDINFKRPSQAKEILRRLKKNRGAMIGLFLLICIILVVIFADVIASYEAGVVQIADNKLAPMSSEHPLGCDSYGRDVLSRLVHGARNSLLVAVASSISSCLFGCTLGAIAGYFGGKVDMLIMRALDIFMSIPDLLFTMVVVAALGSSIPVLIIAMTLAYFTNYVRLVRSGVLNLVDQEYVEAARAGGSSSARIIISHIIPNTLGIILVNVTLNVSSLVIYQSTLSFIGLSLPAPAPEWGSMLSSARVDMLRAPLLVLFPALAIVLTAFSVNLLGDGLRDAMDPRLKS
- a CDS encoding ABC transporter permease, producing MHRYIIKRLLFLIPTVLGVTLIIFIVMSITPGNPGRMILGPNANAAEVEAMNEELGYNDPVVVRWFNYLKDIVTKGSFGQSYSTKLDVFDELWPRFLVTLRLAILVLILSISIGVPLGILSAVKQNSLMDTIPTMIAFFLAAVPSFVVGILLMYIFALKLNWFPSFGLKSAKHYVLPVIAATICELSAYLRFTKSSMLEAIRQDYVRTARAKGVAERTVIWKHALKNALLPVVTSIGMRFGCLLAGMVTTEQLFSIPGVGSLIVESISTKDEPMIIGCAVMVSICFTLLMIGVDVIYAFIDPRIRAKYSKGG